One stretch of Arachis hypogaea cultivar Tifrunner chromosome 20, arahy.Tifrunner.gnm2.J5K5, whole genome shotgun sequence DNA includes these proteins:
- the LOC140183094 gene encoding uncharacterized protein, with amino-acid sequence MKYRDGLTRFLDFAFANASSDGMIRCPCPKCGFRLLQNREDAFDHLVINPFPSTYTFWIHHGERRGVEPSSDGQEDQSEQHFNAPILDMVHDAFNFSGLPGPEEGSENEPDGGAMDELPNLYNEPSRESRNFQCLLEDGEQELYPGCSKFSKLSFLVRLYHIKSMCGVSDKAFGMILELLADAFEHARIPSTVHDAKKVIRRLGLEYKKIDACPNDCMLYQGNDQELTKCKQCGTSRWKHKTKKNSRVRIKMVVKKNGKPQAAKILRYFPLIPRLQRLYMSSKTAVDMLWHKRGPNSDGMYRHPRDAEAWKSFDVRYPDFSRDPRSVRLALASDGFNPFGNMSSKYSIWPVVLIPYNMPPWIRMKPTSFILSMIIAGPKMPENDIDVYLEPLINELKQLWRGVETYDAVEKKTFKMQAALMWTISDFPGLGNLSGWNTYGGRACPACNLDAETKRLTHS; translated from the exons ATGA AATATAGGGACGGTTTGACCAGATTCCTAGATTTTGCATTTGCCAATGCATCATCTGATGGGATGATACGTTGTCCATGTCCGAAGTGTGGTTTCCGCCTCTTACAAAATAGAGAGGATGCGTTCGATCACTTGGTGATCAACCCTTTCCCGTCTACTTACACATTTTGGATCCATCACGGTGAGAGACGCGGGGTCGAGCCCTCTTCCGACGGACAAGAAGATCAATCTGAACAACATTTTAACGCCCCGATTCTTGATATGGTCCACGATGCATTCAACTTCTCAGGACTTCCCGGTCCCGAAGAAGGCTCGGAGAATGAACCGGACGGCGGCGCTATGGATGAGTTGCCTAACTTATACAATGAACCTAGTCGAGAGTCCCGCAACTTTCAGTGCCTACTCGAAGACGGGGAGCAGGAGTTATACCCAGGATGTTCAAAGTTCTCTAAGTTATCTTTCTTGGTGAGGCTCTATCACATTAAGTCCATGTGCGGAGTGAGCGATAAGGCCTTCGGAATGATATTGGAGTTGCTCGCGGATGCGTTTGAGCATGCCCGGATTCCATCCACTGTGCACGATGCCAAAAAAGTCATAAGAAGACTCGGTCTCGAGTACAAGAAGATAGATGCATGtccaaatgactgcatgctatACCAGGGCAACGACCAAGAGCTGACCAAATGCAAGCAGTGTGGGACATCGAGATGGAAGCATAAGACTAAGAAGAACTCTAGGGTGAGGATCAAAATGGTTGTCAAGAAGAACGGCAAACCACAAGCGGCGAAGATTCTTCGTTACTTCCCCCTTATTCCACGATTGCAGAGGTTATATATGTCTAGTAAGACAGCCGTTGACATGCTGTGGCATAAGAGAGGTCCTAACTCTGATGGTATGTATAGGCATCCAAGGGACGCCGAGGCATGGAAGTCATTTGACGTACGATATCCCGACTTCTCTCGTGATCCGCGTAGTGTTCGCCTAGCATTAGCCAGCGATGGCTTTAACCCTTTTGGGAACATGAGCTCGAAGTACTCAATTTGGCCAGTGGTTCTTATCCCGTATAACATGCCGCCCTGGATTCGCATGAAACCCACTTCGTTCATCCTCTCTATGATTATTGCTGGTCCTAAAATGCCTGAAAATGACATAGACGTCTACCTAGAGCCGTTAATCAACGAGTTGAAGCAATTATGGAGGGGTGTTGAAACTTATGATGCAGTCGAGAAAAAAACCTTCAAGATGCAAGCTGCGTTGATGTGGACAATCAGTGATTTTCCAGGCTTGGGGAACTTATCTGGGTGGAACACGTACGGTGGGAGAGCTTGTCCTGCGTGCAATTTGGATGCTGAAACTAAACGCCTTACACACAGCTAG